The following proteins are encoded in a genomic region of Vigna radiata var. radiata cultivar VC1973A unplaced genomic scaffold, Vradiata_ver6 scaffold_7, whole genome shotgun sequence:
- the LOC106753750 gene encoding uncharacterized protein LOC106753750 isoform X2, which produces MELLSFALGGVGFILVGAHEALIHVSPSKQSPISSPPNSQTNKLLLPISLAILSSFFILNSTVSLLSAHNSNDAVGTALQLQVLPIAFIFLFYSLLPLFSLPSPLHGLVGLFAFAEEFLLFYLQRKDPSGVENRYYDLLLVPIAICLFCTLLDVGSPRSTVPKLGRGVGLILHGTWLLQMGLSLFSGWVAQGCSLHRVSRGNYTLRCKGHPEYHRARAIATLQFNCHLAFLVVVLVGFFSLVCARNGGSTDLDSVSTRYAPLGAELQNMQDSTNFTLDSDEDDDSGRQEGHNVGNEKGVAMEHAVNGNGNVGILLMGNVTLIICWWIPSVHYDVQI; this is translated from the exons ATGGAACTCCTCTCTTTTGCGTTGGGAGGCGTTGGATTCATTCTTGTCGGAGCACACGAAGCGCTTATTCACGTTTCCCCATCCAAACAATCCCCAATCTCTTCTCCGCCCAATTCCCAAACCAACAAACTCTTACTTCCGATCTCCCTCGCAATTCTCTCCTCATTTTTCATCCTCAACTCCACAGTGTCCCTTCTCAGCGCACACAACTCAAACGACGCCGTCGGCACCGCGCTTCAGCTGCAGGTCCTCCCCATCGcgttcatcttcctcttctactcccttcttcctctcttctctcttccttcGCCGTTGCACGGCCTCGTTGGCCTCTTCGCTTTCGCCGAAGAGTTTCTCCTCTTCTACCTTCAGCGCAAGGACCCCAGCGGCGTCGAGAACCGTTATTACGATCTCTTGTTGGTTCCCATCGCAATCTGCCTTTTCTGCACTCTTCTCGATGTGGGATCTCCGCGGTCAACTGTTCCCAAACTGGGCCGTGGCGTGGGCCTGATTCTCCACGGAACATGGCTTCTCCAAATGGGCCTCTCCCTCTTCTCGGGCTGGGTGGCCCAGGGGTGCTCTCTGCACCGAGTGAGCAGAGGGAACTACACGCTGAGGTGCAAGGGGCACCCGGAGTATCATAGGGCCAGGGCCATAGCCACTCTTCAGTTCAATTGCCACCTCGCGTTCTTAGTGGTGGTTCTTGTTGGCTTCTTCTCCCTTGTTTGCGCCAGAAACGGAGGAAGCACCGATCTTGACTCTGTTTCCACGCGGTACGCGCCGCTCGGTGCTGAATTGCAGAATATGCAGGACTCGACAAACTTCACTTTGGACtctgatgaagatgatgatagtGGCAGACAAGAGGGCCACAATGTGGGTAACGAGAAAGGAGTTGCTATGGAACATGCTGTCAACGGTAATGGG AATGTTGGTATCCTTCTGATGGGAAATGTGACGTTAATCATTTGCTGGTGGATACCATCTGTGCATTATGATGTACAAATTTGA
- the LOC106753750 gene encoding uncharacterized protein LOC106753750 isoform X4 — MELLSFALGGVGFILVGAHEALIHVSPSKQSPISSPPNSQTNKLLLPISLAILSSFFILNSTVSLLSAHNSNDAVGTALQLQVLPIAFIFLFYSLLPLFSLPSPLHGLVGLFAFAEEFLLFYLQRKDPSGVENRYYDLLLVPIAICLFCTLLDVGSPRSTVPKLGRGVGLILHGTWLLQMGLSLFSGWVAQGCSLHRVSRGNYTLRCKGHPEYHRARAIATLQFNCHLAFLVVVLVGFFSLVCARNGGSTDLDSVSTRYAPLGAELQNMQDSTNFTLDSDEDDDSGRQEGHNVGNEKGVAMEHAVNGNGPRFLPLASRPLHMQYYLIKCH; from the exons ATGGAACTCCTCTCTTTTGCGTTGGGAGGCGTTGGATTCATTCTTGTCGGAGCACACGAAGCGCTTATTCACGTTTCCCCATCCAAACAATCCCCAATCTCTTCTCCGCCCAATTCCCAAACCAACAAACTCTTACTTCCGATCTCCCTCGCAATTCTCTCCTCATTTTTCATCCTCAACTCCACAGTGTCCCTTCTCAGCGCACACAACTCAAACGACGCCGTCGGCACCGCGCTTCAGCTGCAGGTCCTCCCCATCGcgttcatcttcctcttctactcccttcttcctctcttctctcttccttcGCCGTTGCACGGCCTCGTTGGCCTCTTCGCTTTCGCCGAAGAGTTTCTCCTCTTCTACCTTCAGCGCAAGGACCCCAGCGGCGTCGAGAACCGTTATTACGATCTCTTGTTGGTTCCCATCGCAATCTGCCTTTTCTGCACTCTTCTCGATGTGGGATCTCCGCGGTCAACTGTTCCCAAACTGGGCCGTGGCGTGGGCCTGATTCTCCACGGAACATGGCTTCTCCAAATGGGCCTCTCCCTCTTCTCGGGCTGGGTGGCCCAGGGGTGCTCTCTGCACCGAGTGAGCAGAGGGAACTACACGCTGAGGTGCAAGGGGCACCCGGAGTATCATAGGGCCAGGGCCATAGCCACTCTTCAGTTCAATTGCCACCTCGCGTTCTTAGTGGTGGTTCTTGTTGGCTTCTTCTCCCTTGTTTGCGCCAGAAACGGAGGAAGCACCGATCTTGACTCTGTTTCCACGCGGTACGCGCCGCTCGGTGCTGAATTGCAGAATATGCAGGACTCGACAAACTTCACTTTGGACtctgatgaagatgatgatagtGGCAGACAAGAGGGCCACAATGTGGGTAACGAGAAAGGAGTTGCTATGGAACATGCTGTCAACGGTAATGGG CCAAGATTTCTGCCTCTGGCATCCCGTCCTTTACATATGCAGTACTATCTCATTAAGTGTCATTGA
- the LOC106753750 gene encoding uncharacterized protein LOC106753750 isoform X7, producing the protein MELLSFALGGVGFILVGAHEALIHVSPSKQSPISSPPNSQTNKLLLPISLAILSSFFILNSTVSLLSAHNSNDAVGTALQLQVLPIAFIFLFYSLLPLFSLPSPLHGLVGLFAFAEEFLLFYLQRKDPSGVENRYYDLLLVPIAICLFCTLLDVGSPRSTVPKLGRGVGLILHGTWLLQMGLSLFSGWVAQGCSLHRVSRGNYTLRCKGHPEYHRARAIATLQFNCHLAFLVVVLVGFFSLVCARNGGSTDLDSVSTRYAPLGAELQNMQDSTNFTLDSDEDDDSGRQEGHNVGNEKGVAMEHAVNGNGLPHV; encoded by the exons ATGGAACTCCTCTCTTTTGCGTTGGGAGGCGTTGGATTCATTCTTGTCGGAGCACACGAAGCGCTTATTCACGTTTCCCCATCCAAACAATCCCCAATCTCTTCTCCGCCCAATTCCCAAACCAACAAACTCTTACTTCCGATCTCCCTCGCAATTCTCTCCTCATTTTTCATCCTCAACTCCACAGTGTCCCTTCTCAGCGCACACAACTCAAACGACGCCGTCGGCACCGCGCTTCAGCTGCAGGTCCTCCCCATCGcgttcatcttcctcttctactcccttcttcctctcttctctcttccttcGCCGTTGCACGGCCTCGTTGGCCTCTTCGCTTTCGCCGAAGAGTTTCTCCTCTTCTACCTTCAGCGCAAGGACCCCAGCGGCGTCGAGAACCGTTATTACGATCTCTTGTTGGTTCCCATCGCAATCTGCCTTTTCTGCACTCTTCTCGATGTGGGATCTCCGCGGTCAACTGTTCCCAAACTGGGCCGTGGCGTGGGCCTGATTCTCCACGGAACATGGCTTCTCCAAATGGGCCTCTCCCTCTTCTCGGGCTGGGTGGCCCAGGGGTGCTCTCTGCACCGAGTGAGCAGAGGGAACTACACGCTGAGGTGCAAGGGGCACCCGGAGTATCATAGGGCCAGGGCCATAGCCACTCTTCAGTTCAATTGCCACCTCGCGTTCTTAGTGGTGGTTCTTGTTGGCTTCTTCTCCCTTGTTTGCGCCAGAAACGGAGGAAGCACCGATCTTGACTCTGTTTCCACGCGGTACGCGCCGCTCGGTGCTGAATTGCAGAATATGCAGGACTCGACAAACTTCACTTTGGACtctgatgaagatgatgatagtGGCAGACAAGAGGGCCACAATGTGGGTAACGAGAAAGGAGTTGCTATGGAACATGCTGTCAACGGTAATGGG TTGCCACATGTTTGA
- the LOC106753750 gene encoding uncharacterized protein LOC106753750 isoform X6, protein MELLSFALGGVGFILVGAHEALIHVSPSKQSPISSPPNSQTNKLLLPISLAILSSFFILNSTVSLLSAHNSNDAVGTALQLQVLPIAFIFLFYSLLPLFSLPSPLHGLVGLFAFAEEFLLFYLQRKDPSGVENRYYDLLLVPIAICLFCTLLDVGSPRSTVPKLGRGVGLILHGTWLLQMGLSLFSGWVAQGCSLHRVSRGNYTLRCKGHPEYHRARAIATLQFNCHLAFLVVVLVGFFSLVCARNGGSTDLDSVSTRYAPLGAELQNMQDSTNFTLDSDEDDDSGRQEGHNVGNEKGVAMEHAVNGNGVKPIMGTK, encoded by the exons ATGGAACTCCTCTCTTTTGCGTTGGGAGGCGTTGGATTCATTCTTGTCGGAGCACACGAAGCGCTTATTCACGTTTCCCCATCCAAACAATCCCCAATCTCTTCTCCGCCCAATTCCCAAACCAACAAACTCTTACTTCCGATCTCCCTCGCAATTCTCTCCTCATTTTTCATCCTCAACTCCACAGTGTCCCTTCTCAGCGCACACAACTCAAACGACGCCGTCGGCACCGCGCTTCAGCTGCAGGTCCTCCCCATCGcgttcatcttcctcttctactcccttcttcctctcttctctcttccttcGCCGTTGCACGGCCTCGTTGGCCTCTTCGCTTTCGCCGAAGAGTTTCTCCTCTTCTACCTTCAGCGCAAGGACCCCAGCGGCGTCGAGAACCGTTATTACGATCTCTTGTTGGTTCCCATCGCAATCTGCCTTTTCTGCACTCTTCTCGATGTGGGATCTCCGCGGTCAACTGTTCCCAAACTGGGCCGTGGCGTGGGCCTGATTCTCCACGGAACATGGCTTCTCCAAATGGGCCTCTCCCTCTTCTCGGGCTGGGTGGCCCAGGGGTGCTCTCTGCACCGAGTGAGCAGAGGGAACTACACGCTGAGGTGCAAGGGGCACCCGGAGTATCATAGGGCCAGGGCCATAGCCACTCTTCAGTTCAATTGCCACCTCGCGTTCTTAGTGGTGGTTCTTGTTGGCTTCTTCTCCCTTGTTTGCGCCAGAAACGGAGGAAGCACCGATCTTGACTCTGTTTCCACGCGGTACGCGCCGCTCGGTGCTGAATTGCAGAATATGCAGGACTCGACAAACTTCACTTTGGACtctgatgaagatgatgatagtGGCAGACAAGAGGGCCACAATGTGGGTAACGAGAAAGGAGTTGCTATGGAACATGCTGTCAACGGTAATGGG GTGAAACCAATAATGGGCACAAAGTAG
- the LOC106753750 gene encoding uncharacterized protein LOC106753750 isoform X3 produces MELLSFALGGVGFILVGAHEALIHVSPSKQSPISSPPNSQTNKLLLPISLAILSSFFILNSTVSLLSAHNSNDAVGTALQLQVLPIAFIFLFYSLLPLFSLPSPLHGLVGLFAFAEEFLLFYLQRKDPSGVENRYYDLLLVPIAICLFCTLLDVGSPRSTVPKLGRGVGLILHGTWLLQMGLSLFSGWVAQGCSLHRVSRGNYTLRCKGHPEYHRARAIATLQFNCHLAFLVVVLVGFFSLVCARNGGSTDLDSVSTRYAPLGAELQNMQDSTNFTLDSDEDDDSGRQEGHNVGNEKGVAMEHAVNGNGIKDYRRTFHRVEQGGSKAWKEASPF; encoded by the coding sequence ATGGAACTCCTCTCTTTTGCGTTGGGAGGCGTTGGATTCATTCTTGTCGGAGCACACGAAGCGCTTATTCACGTTTCCCCATCCAAACAATCCCCAATCTCTTCTCCGCCCAATTCCCAAACCAACAAACTCTTACTTCCGATCTCCCTCGCAATTCTCTCCTCATTTTTCATCCTCAACTCCACAGTGTCCCTTCTCAGCGCACACAACTCAAACGACGCCGTCGGCACCGCGCTTCAGCTGCAGGTCCTCCCCATCGcgttcatcttcctcttctactcccttcttcctctcttctctcttccttcGCCGTTGCACGGCCTCGTTGGCCTCTTCGCTTTCGCCGAAGAGTTTCTCCTCTTCTACCTTCAGCGCAAGGACCCCAGCGGCGTCGAGAACCGTTATTACGATCTCTTGTTGGTTCCCATCGCAATCTGCCTTTTCTGCACTCTTCTCGATGTGGGATCTCCGCGGTCAACTGTTCCCAAACTGGGCCGTGGCGTGGGCCTGATTCTCCACGGAACATGGCTTCTCCAAATGGGCCTCTCCCTCTTCTCGGGCTGGGTGGCCCAGGGGTGCTCTCTGCACCGAGTGAGCAGAGGGAACTACACGCTGAGGTGCAAGGGGCACCCGGAGTATCATAGGGCCAGGGCCATAGCCACTCTTCAGTTCAATTGCCACCTCGCGTTCTTAGTGGTGGTTCTTGTTGGCTTCTTCTCCCTTGTTTGCGCCAGAAACGGAGGAAGCACCGATCTTGACTCTGTTTCCACGCGGTACGCGCCGCTCGGTGCTGAATTGCAGAATATGCAGGACTCGACAAACTTCACTTTGGACtctgatgaagatgatgatagtGGCAGACAAGAGGGCCACAATGTGGGTAACGAGAAAGGAGTTGCTATGGAACATGCTGTCAACGGTAATGGG
- the LOC106753750 gene encoding uncharacterized protein LOC106753750 isoform X5: protein MELLSFALGGVGFILVGAHEALIHVSPSKQSPISSPPNSQTNKLLLPISLAILSSFFILNSTVSLLSAHNSNDAVGTALQLQVLPIAFIFLFYSLLPLFSLPSPLHGLVGLFAFAEEFLLFYLQRKDPSGVENRYYDLLLVPIAICLFCTLLDVGSPRSTVPKLGRGVGLILHGTWLLQMGLSLFSGWVAQGCSLHRVSRGNYTLRCKGHPEYHRARAIATLQFNCHLAFLVVVLVGFFSLVCARNGGSTDLDSVSTRYAPLGAELQNMQDSTNFTLDSDEDDDSGRQEGHNVGNEKGVAMEHAVNGNGILISVTTLQEHIKKTVEIYLG, encoded by the coding sequence ATGGAACTCCTCTCTTTTGCGTTGGGAGGCGTTGGATTCATTCTTGTCGGAGCACACGAAGCGCTTATTCACGTTTCCCCATCCAAACAATCCCCAATCTCTTCTCCGCCCAATTCCCAAACCAACAAACTCTTACTTCCGATCTCCCTCGCAATTCTCTCCTCATTTTTCATCCTCAACTCCACAGTGTCCCTTCTCAGCGCACACAACTCAAACGACGCCGTCGGCACCGCGCTTCAGCTGCAGGTCCTCCCCATCGcgttcatcttcctcttctactcccttcttcctctcttctctcttccttcGCCGTTGCACGGCCTCGTTGGCCTCTTCGCTTTCGCCGAAGAGTTTCTCCTCTTCTACCTTCAGCGCAAGGACCCCAGCGGCGTCGAGAACCGTTATTACGATCTCTTGTTGGTTCCCATCGCAATCTGCCTTTTCTGCACTCTTCTCGATGTGGGATCTCCGCGGTCAACTGTTCCCAAACTGGGCCGTGGCGTGGGCCTGATTCTCCACGGAACATGGCTTCTCCAAATGGGCCTCTCCCTCTTCTCGGGCTGGGTGGCCCAGGGGTGCTCTCTGCACCGAGTGAGCAGAGGGAACTACACGCTGAGGTGCAAGGGGCACCCGGAGTATCATAGGGCCAGGGCCATAGCCACTCTTCAGTTCAATTGCCACCTCGCGTTCTTAGTGGTGGTTCTTGTTGGCTTCTTCTCCCTTGTTTGCGCCAGAAACGGAGGAAGCACCGATCTTGACTCTGTTTCCACGCGGTACGCGCCGCTCGGTGCTGAATTGCAGAATATGCAGGACTCGACAAACTTCACTTTGGACtctgatgaagatgatgatagtGGCAGACAAGAGGGCCACAATGTGGGTAACGAGAAAGGAGTTGCTATGGAACATGCTGTCAACGGTAATGGG